TCAAGTCCAATATTTTCAAAACCTTTAGTAATTGATAAATGTGCTCCTATTGTTAACATTATATAATTTCTCCTATTTTTAGTCAATTCTATTAAAATATTAATACTACAAAATATATAATTTTTATATAAGAATGTAAGAGGTATTTTAATGGAAACTAGTCGAATATTAGTTACTGGTGGAGCAGGTTTCATCGGAACAAACTTAGTTAATGAACTAAGAAGTAGGGGACATGAAGTCATAGCGGCAGACTTATTAAATAATGATCGTGAAGATTATGTACGTACAGATGTTAGAAATTACAGACAAATAGAACGTACATTAGAAGAAGAAGGACCTTTTGACTATGTATATCACTTAGCAGCAGAATATGGTCGTTGGAATGGTGAAGCATACTATGAAAACCTATGGCAAACAAATGTTATAGGAACAAAAAATATGATACGACTACAAGAAAAAAATAAGTTTCGTATGATTTTCTTCTCATCAGCAGAAGTATATGGTGATTATACAGGAAAAATGTCTGAAGATGTAATGGAAAACAATCCAATTAAAGACACATACCAAATGAATGATTATGCAATAAGTAAATGGTCAGGAGAACTTATGTGTATGAATTCCGAAAAAATGTTTCAAACAGAAACAGTAAGAGTAAGACCTGTAAACTGTTATGGTCCTCAAGAGAGATACACACCATACAGGGGATTTATTCCAAAATTTATATACTTAGCACTACACAACAAGCCATACACAGTATATAAAGGACATAAAAGAATCATAGATTATGTTGGGGATACAGCAAGAACATTTGCAAATATAGTAGATAACTTTATTCCTGGTGAAGCATACAATATAGGTGGTAATCAAGACTGGGAAATGGATATTAAAGATTACTCAGATTTAGTTCTTGAAGCAACAGGACGTGATGATAGTCTTGTAACATACAAGGAAGCAGAACCATTCACAACAAAAGTAAAAACAATAGATTTCTCAAAATCAATAAAAGATTTTAAACATAATCCCAAAGTAAAACCTCAAGAAGGTATTAAAAAAACAGTAGAATGGATGAAATGGTATTATCGTTTAGAATAATATCATTTATTATTTTAATTAAGTTACTATTTTATATCTTATTTTTTTCTTATTTTCAATTCATTGAATATTTTATTTAGTTTTAGTCCTATTGCTTCTTTTGAATAATTTTTGGATTGTATGTATCCTTCTTCTTGTAGTTTTGTGTATAATTGTTTATCATTAAGTATTTTAAGTAGACATTGACTTAGTTCTTCATAGTTTTTAGGTTCATAGAATAGTCCACCTTTTCTGCCACTAGCTTCAACTACTGGTGGGATTTCTGCTGCAACAAATGGTGT
The sequence above is drawn from the Methanosphaera sp. WGK6 genome and encodes:
- a CDS encoding NAD(P)-dependent oxidoreductase → METSRILVTGGAGFIGTNLVNELRSRGHEVIAADLLNNDREDYVRTDVRNYRQIERTLEEEGPFDYVYHLAAEYGRWNGEAYYENLWQTNVIGTKNMIRLQEKNKFRMIFFSSAEVYGDYTGKMSEDVMENNPIKDTYQMNDYAISKWSGELMCMNSEKMFQTETVRVRPVNCYGPQERYTPYRGFIPKFIYLALHNKPYTVYKGHKRIIDYVGDTARTFANIVDNFIPGEAYNIGGNQDWEMDIKDYSDLVLEATGRDDSLVTYKEAEPFTTKVKTIDFSKSIKDFKHNPKVKPQEGIKKTVEWMKWYYRLE